From a region of the Deinococcus terrestris genome:
- a CDS encoding zinc metalloprotease, producing MNLRATALFLLSASLLASCTTRTQPTPGTDTEFGRLSTLKPGEQDSVRTRLKVNVVFVGYREALPGQVQTAQNVNTRDFQNILPKSYETIARLPSAYGNTEYTGNVFDYDYNYVFADQQFENDFFGYLSQNAAERPLTVFQKYFNCQFVTEVDEETGEPYQVPVDDCETPSPLINRPVEKNFEIDALATENWLADNVSRVGVKPGEYTIYLVNWYSRPDFKFHSYTRADAADTDTGTRFGARASRRLIAWGGSVRQGAAPQRVWFYDLSANPDPWTDAWDVTNADSTGDGEPDYRMPPIWEYGTRKASTAYGRKVSVDLARVVRYTALNLLFTPSPIYRVALTPPRMPEEIELDVRVEQGEGARDPGTLLNRTLLQSRVSVLQPFAKFSTNVRQTALDGDLADVYNCFFPVEAEDICSPDFADFSGEELFQFGVRELRESYRAAGDKYLLPIYAFNDASDSQGGLLGVAYDDGQTGTQSFVYSFLTPSLINAGYGFTDTTVHEVGHHLSLSHPHDGYDSEEDLSYGSSGPFRFVDSGDQSATIMSYNDLSRTFGQFNLDAQYRYLTAAYLNNTNAILEITRRAGKVQGVQSAARSADALFAQAEREYAALNYLRAAELGHQGYRAVLDAATTAGVQVQAYKWYENLTGLSAQTVKAQPRVSKDHLPKKGAWILPEETPEQRARRLSE from the coding sequence ATGAACCTTCGCGCCACCGCCCTGTTTTTGCTCAGCGCCTCGCTGCTCGCCTCCTGCACCACCCGGACTCAGCCGACGCCGGGCACCGACACCGAGTTCGGCCGCCTGAGCACCCTCAAGCCCGGCGAGCAGGACAGCGTCCGCACCCGCCTGAAGGTCAATGTGGTCTTCGTGGGCTACCGCGAAGCGCTGCCCGGCCAGGTCCAGACCGCCCAGAACGTGAACACGCGGGATTTTCAGAACATCCTGCCGAAGTCGTACGAGACCATTGCCCGCCTTCCCAGCGCCTACGGCAATACTGAGTACACCGGCAACGTCTTCGACTACGACTACAACTACGTGTTTGCGGACCAGCAGTTCGAGAACGACTTTTTCGGGTACCTGTCGCAGAACGCCGCCGAGAGGCCGCTGACGGTCTTTCAGAAGTACTTCAACTGCCAGTTCGTGACGGAGGTGGACGAGGAGACAGGTGAGCCCTATCAGGTGCCCGTGGACGACTGCGAGACGCCCTCCCCGCTGATCAACCGCCCCGTCGAAAAAAACTTCGAGATTGACGCCCTGGCGACCGAGAACTGGCTGGCCGACAACGTCTCGCGCGTGGGGGTCAAGCCCGGCGAGTACACGATCTACCTGGTGAACTGGTACAGCCGCCCAGACTTCAAGTTCCACTCCTACACCCGCGCGGACGCCGCTGACACCGACACCGGGACGCGCTTCGGCGCCCGCGCCAGCCGACGCCTGATCGCCTGGGGCGGCAGCGTGCGCCAGGGTGCGGCGCCGCAGCGCGTGTGGTTCTACGACCTGTCGGCCAACCCCGACCCCTGGACCGACGCCTGGGACGTGACGAACGCGGACTCGACCGGGGACGGGGAGCCCGACTACCGCATGCCGCCCATCTGGGAATACGGCACCCGCAAGGCCAGCACGGCCTATGGCCGCAAGGTCAGCGTGGACCTCGCGCGGGTGGTCCGCTACACCGCCCTGAACCTGCTGTTCACCCCCAGCCCGATCTACCGGGTGGCCCTGACGCCGCCGCGCATGCCCGAGGAGATCGAACTCGACGTGCGCGTCGAGCAGGGCGAGGGCGCCCGCGACCCCGGCACGCTGCTCAACCGCACTCTGCTGCAGAGCCGTGTGTCGGTGCTCCAGCCCTTCGCCAAGTTCAGCACCAACGTCCGGCAGACGGCGCTCGACGGCGACCTCGCGGACGTGTACAACTGCTTTTTCCCGGTCGAGGCGGAAGACATCTGCTCGCCCGACTTCGCGGATTTCTCCGGTGAGGAGCTGTTCCAGTTCGGGGTGCGCGAGCTGCGCGAGAGCTACAGGGCGGCCGGGGACAAGTACCTGCTGCCGATCTACGCCTTCAACGATGCGAGCGACAGTCAGGGCGGGCTGCTGGGCGTGGCCTACGACGACGGTCAGACCGGGACCCAGAGCTTCGTGTACTCCTTCCTGACGCCCAGCCTGATCAACGCGGGCTACGGCTTTACCGACACGACCGTCCACGAGGTCGGGCACCACCTCAGCCTCTCGCACCCGCACGACGGCTACGACAGCGAAGAGGACCTCTCGTACGGCTCCAGCGGTCCCTTCCGCTTCGTGGATTCGGGCGACCAGAGCGCGACGATCATGTCCTACAACGACCTGTCGCGCACCTTCGGGCAGTTCAACCTCGACGCCCAGTACCGCTACCTGACGGCCGCGTACCTTAACAACACCAACGCGATTCTGGAAATCACCCGCCGCGCGGGCAAGGTCCAGGGCGTGCAGAGCGCGGCCCGCAGCGCCGACGCCCTCTTCGCGCAGGCCGAGCGCGAGTACGCCGCCCTGAACTACCTCAGGGCCGCCGAGCTGGGGCACCAGGGCTATCGCGCCGTGCTGGACGCCGCGACCACGGCGGGCGTGCAGGTGCAGGCCTACAAGTGGTACGAGAACCTGACCGGGCTGTCGGCACAGACGGTCAAGGCCCAGCCGCGCGTCAGCAAGGATCACCTTCCCAAGAAGGGCGCCTGGATCCTGCCCGAGGAAACCCCCGAGCAGCGTGCCCGCCGCCTGTCGGAGTAA
- a CDS encoding O-acetylhomoserine aminocarboxypropyltransferase/cysteine synthase family protein, translating to MTSSKSAPLHFDTLQVHAGQRPDPATGAQAVPIYATNSYVFESPEHAANLFGLRAFGNIYSRIQNPTTAVLEERVAALEGGVGALAVASGHAAQFLAITNVAQAGDNIVSTPNLYGGTVNQFRVTLRRLGIEVRFTSKEERPEEFAALIDDRTRAVYLETIGNPALNVPDFEGIAAAAHAQGVAVFVDNTFGAGGYYCQPLKHGADVVLHSASKWIGGHGNGIGGIIVDGGTFDWGNGRYPLFTEPSPSYHGLNFWETFGEGNALGLPNVAFITRARTEGLRDLGPTLAPQQAWQFLQGVETLSLRAERHAQNALALASWLSAHPDVARVTYPGLANHPHHDRAQAYLPRGAGAVLTFELRGGREAGEAFIRSVQLAQHVANVGDTRTLVIHPASTTHSQLDEITQAAAGVTPGLVRVSVGIEHIGDIQEDFAQALAAALVGA from the coding sequence GTGACCAGTTCCAAGTCTGCGCCGCTGCACTTTGACACCCTGCAAGTTCACGCCGGGCAACGCCCCGACCCCGCGACCGGGGCGCAGGCCGTGCCCATCTACGCGACCAACTCCTACGTCTTCGAGTCACCGGAACACGCGGCGAACCTCTTCGGGCTGCGGGCGTTTGGGAACATCTACAGCCGGATTCAGAACCCCACGACCGCCGTGCTGGAGGAACGGGTGGCGGCGCTGGAGGGCGGCGTGGGGGCGCTGGCCGTGGCGAGCGGGCACGCCGCGCAGTTCCTGGCGATCACGAACGTCGCGCAGGCCGGGGACAACATCGTCTCGACACCCAACCTGTACGGCGGCACGGTCAACCAGTTCCGGGTGACCCTGCGGCGGCTGGGCATCGAGGTGCGCTTCACGAGCAAGGAGGAGCGCCCGGAGGAGTTCGCCGCACTGATCGACGACCGCACGCGGGCGGTGTACCTGGAAACCATCGGCAACCCGGCGCTGAACGTGCCCGATTTTGAGGGCATCGCGGCGGCGGCGCACGCGCAGGGCGTGGCGGTCTTCGTGGACAACACCTTCGGGGCGGGCGGGTACTACTGCCAACCGCTGAAGCATGGGGCGGACGTGGTGCTGCACTCGGCGAGCAAGTGGATCGGCGGGCACGGCAACGGCATCGGCGGGATCATCGTGGACGGGGGAACCTTTGACTGGGGCAACGGGCGATATCCGCTGTTCACCGAGCCCAGCCCCAGTTACCACGGGCTGAACTTCTGGGAGACGTTCGGCGAGGGCAATGCGCTGGGGCTTCCCAACGTCGCCTTTATCACCCGCGCCCGCACCGAGGGGCTGCGGGACCTGGGGCCGACGCTGGCCCCTCAGCAAGCGTGGCAGTTTCTTCAAGGGGTCGAGACGCTCTCCTTGCGGGCCGAGCGGCACGCGCAGAACGCGCTCGCGCTTGCCTCGTGGCTGAGTGCCCACCCAGACGTGGCGCGGGTGACGTACCCCGGCCTCGCCAACCACCCCCACCACGACCGGGCGCAGGCGTACCTGCCGCGCGGAGCGGGAGCGGTGCTGACCTTCGAGTTGCGGGGAGGCCGGGAGGCGGGCGAGGCGTTTATCCGCTCGGTGCAGCTGGCGCAGCATGTGGCGAACGTGGGCGACACCCGCACGCTGGTCATCCACCCGGCGAGCACGACGCACTCGCAGCTCGACGAGATCACGCAGGCGGCGGCGGGCGTGACGCCGGGGCTGGTGCGGGTGTCGGTGGGCATCGAGCACATCGGCGACATTCAGGAGGACTTCGCGCAGGCGCTCGCCGCCGCGCTGGTCGGGGCGTGA
- a CDS encoding homoserine O-acetyltransferase family protein, with the protein MTALARPREPGPPPAAREQAGRQIALLFREAPLLLDCGQPVSDVRVAYHTYGTPAEHAILVLHALTGTSAVHEWWPGFLGEGRPLDPTRDYVVCANVLGGCAGTAGPAELPRVGGEDPPLTLRDLARAGRALLEHLGVRRVSLVGASMGGMLAYAWLLECPDLVERAVIIGAPARHSPWAVGLNTAARAAIRAAPGGEGLKVARQIATLSYRSPESFARTQSGWGTRRPGTADITTYLEYQGEKLADRFDERSYLALTGAMDRFQPSDAELRSVQVPVLVVGISSDLLYSPAEVRAYAELLPRGQYRELESPHGHDAFLMDPGPLPEWVTTFSRP; encoded by the coding sequence GTGACGGCCCTGGCGCGGCCCCGCGAACCCGGCCCGCCGCCTGCCGCGCGGGAACAGGCAGGGCGGCAGATCGCCCTCCTTTTCCGGGAGGCCCCGCTGCTGCTGGATTGCGGCCAGCCAGTGTCGGACGTGCGGGTCGCGTACCACACCTACGGGACGCCCGCTGAGCACGCCATCCTCGTGCTGCACGCGCTGACGGGCACGAGCGCAGTGCATGAGTGGTGGCCGGGCTTTCTGGGTGAGGGGCGACCGCTGGACCCCACGCGGGACTACGTGGTGTGCGCCAACGTGCTGGGGGGCTGCGCGGGCACGGCGGGTCCGGCCGAGTTACCGCGTGTGGGGGGCGAGGACCCGCCCCTCACGCTGCGGGACCTGGCGCGGGCAGGGCGGGCGCTGCTGGAGCACCTCGGCGTGCGGCGGGTGTCGCTGGTGGGCGCGAGCATGGGCGGGATGCTGGCCTATGCCTGGCTGCTGGAGTGTCCCGATCTGGTGGAGCGGGCGGTGATCATCGGGGCGCCCGCCCGCCACTCGCCGTGGGCGGTGGGCCTGAATACGGCGGCGCGGGCAGCGATCCGCGCGGCCCCCGGCGGAGAGGGGCTAAAGGTGGCGCGGCAGATTGCCACCCTGAGTTACCGCAGCCCCGAGAGCTTTGCCCGCACCCAGTCCGGCTGGGGCACCCGGCGCCCCGGCACCGCCGACATCACGACTTATCTGGAATACCAGGGCGAGAAGCTCGCCGACCGCTTCGACGAACGGTCCTACCTGGCCCTCACCGGAGCGATGGACCGCTTTCAGCCGTCGGACGCCGAGCTGCGCTCTGTCCAGGTGCCCGTGCTGGTGGTCGGAATTTCCAGCGACCTCCTGTATTCACCCGCCGAGGTGCGGGCCTATGCTGAGCTGCTGCCGCGCGGCCAGTACCGGGAACTGGAGAGTCCGCACGGCCACGACGCGTTCCTGATGGACCCCGGCCCGCTGCCGGAGTGGGTAACGACTTTTTCACGCCCCTAG
- a CDS encoding glycosyltransferase family 4 protein → MRSSAPSTAPASLTSSRTHIAFMTDAPRVAGSEVWLLDLLPMLQARGLRTTMFLSREPRLDELVRRFGEAGVAVHRYRALEELPELTRDFDLRVLQMWYRHHYSELLPRLRGPRWVVSHDQMEFHYPQPLRFTHREAYPWTKAGPFRQADRILTVSEWAGDFVRRQMRLPDVRVLHNGVDVERYRPAHDEAERAALREAHGFRRFTVLVPGRFAPEKNQMTALLAARAAPHLDFVFTGDMDSPLGNLVQGVARRGSITNTRFLGRRWDMPDLYRAADALLQPTLAENQSLVTLEAMASGLPVVTTPIPAQAELVQDGVSGLLVKPRPGLLATALGALAAHPHRAREFGAAARAHVLSRHTLTHTADRLAELLREV, encoded by the coding sequence ATGCGTTCGTCGGCTCCCTCCACGGCCCCCGCCTCCCTGACCTCCTCCCGCACCCACATCGCCTTCATGACCGACGCGCCGCGCGTGGCGGGCAGCGAGGTCTGGCTGCTGGACCTGTTGCCCATGCTTCAGGCGCGGGGCCTGCGGACGACCATGTTCCTGAGCCGCGAGCCCCGGCTGGACGAACTCGTGCGCCGCTTCGGGGAGGCGGGGGTGGCGGTGCACCGTTACAGAGCGCTGGAGGAATTGCCCGAGCTGACCCGTGACTTCGACCTGCGCGTGCTTCAGATGTGGTACCGCCACCACTACAGCGAGCTGCTGCCCCGCCTGCGGGGGCCACGCTGGGTGGTCAGCCACGACCAGATGGAGTTCCACTACCCCCAGCCCCTGCGCTTCACCCACCGCGAGGCGTACCCCTGGACGAAGGCCGGACCGTTCCGGCAGGCCGACCGCATTCTGACCGTCTCCGAGTGGGCCGGGGACTTCGTGCGGCGGCAGATGCGCCTGCCCGACGTGCGCGTGCTGCACAACGGCGTGGACGTGGAGCGCTACCGCCCCGCGCACGACGAGGCGGAACGGGCCGCGCTGCGGGAGGCGCACGGCTTCCGGCGCTTCACCGTCCTTGTGCCGGGCCGCTTCGCCCCCGAGAAGAACCAGATGACGGCCCTGCTCGCGGCGCGGGCTGCGCCCCACCTCGACTTCGTCTTTACCGGGGACATGGACTCGCCGCTGGGGAACCTCGTGCAGGGGGTGGCGCGGCGGGGGAGCATCACGAACACGCGCTTCCTGGGCCGCCGCTGGGACATGCCCGACCTCTACCGCGCCGCCGACGCGCTGCTACAACCCACCCTGGCGGAAAACCAGTCGCTCGTGACGCTGGAGGCGATGGCTTCCGGCCTGCCAGTCGTGACCACGCCCATCCCCGCGCAGGCCGAACTCGTGCAGGACGGGGTGTCGGGCCTGCTCGTCAAGCCCCGGCCGGGCCTGCTCGCCACGGCGCTGGGTGCCCTGGCCGCCCACCCCCACCGTGCCCGCGAGTTCGGGGCGGCGGCACGGGCGCATGTTCTCTCTCGCCACACCCTGACCCACACGGCCGACCGCCTGGCCGAGCTGCTGCGCGAAGTCTGA
- a CDS encoding bifunctional 5,10-methylenetetrahydrofolate dehydrogenase/5,10-methenyltetrahydrofolate cyclohydrolase, whose product MTTSLLGKPLAGQVTREVRAALAEWTFRPHLVSVLASHDEASAVYVHSKERQAERIGVRFSVRDLGAEATQAELEAELQGFSADPEVHGVVLELPLAPGLDADAALLHIAPRKDVEGLTPANLALIAAGREAEALLPPTPRSVRFLLREALGDDLRGRRVAVIGPGRTVGRPLTFMLNNRGVTVTLCNEHTGDLAGVLRGQDAVVVAVGHADLLRPEHVQPHHVVVDAGINVPNDGEGVVGDARPGLLVRAQTPVPGGVGPLTSALMFQNLVRAVKLQRGETVE is encoded by the coding sequence ATGACGACCTCTCTCCTCGGCAAACCCCTGGCGGGCCAGGTGACCCGCGAGGTGCGGGCGGCGCTCGCAGAGTGGACCTTCCGGCCCCACCTCGTCTCGGTGCTCGCCTCGCACGACGAGGCTTCGGCGGTCTATGTGCACAGCAAGGAGCGACAGGCCGAGCGGATCGGGGTGCGCTTCAGCGTGCGCGACCTGGGCGCGGAGGCGACGCAGGCCGAGTTGGAGGCCGAGTTGCAAGGCTTCTCCGCCGACCCGGAGGTGCACGGCGTCGTCCTCGAACTGCCGCTCGCGCCGGGGCTGGATGCCGACGCCGCGCTCCTCCACATCGCCCCCCGCAAGGACGTGGAGGGCCTGACCCCTGCCAATCTCGCCCTGATCGCGGCGGGCCGGGAGGCCGAGGCCCTGCTGCCCCCCACTCCGCGCAGCGTGCGCTTCCTGCTGCGGGAGGCGCTGGGGGACGATCTGCGCGGGCGGCGGGTCGCCGTGATCGGGCCGGGGCGCACGGTGGGACGGCCCCTGACCTTCATGCTGAACAACCGGGGCGTCACCGTGACCCTGTGCAACGAGCATACAGGCGACCTCGCCGGGGTCTTGCGGGGGCAGGACGCGGTGGTCGTCGCCGTCGGGCACGCGGACCTGCTGCGCCCGGAGCATGTGCAGCCGCACCACGTCGTTGTGGACGCGGGGATCAACGTGCCCAATGACGGAGAAGGGGTGGTGGGCGACGCCCGGCCTGGCCTCCTCGTGCGGGCACAGACCCCGGTGCCGGGCGGCGTCGGGCCGCTGACGAGTGCGCTGATGTTCCAGAACCTCGTGCGGGCGGTGAAGTTGCAGCGCGGAGAGACGGTGGAGTAG
- the purH gene encoding bifunctional phosphoribosylaminoimidazolecarboxamide formyltransferase/IMP cyclohydrolase produces the protein MTQRALISVSDKTGVAEFGRELAARGWEILSTGGTLAALRAAGVPATAVSDVTGFPEILDGRVKTLHPAIHGGILARREPGHLAELEAHGIGPIDLVCVNLYPFRETVARGAAFGEAVDQIDIGGPAMLRAAAKNHAAVLVLVDPADYPLALAGEVSPAERRRLAAKAFRHTADYDAAIAGYLTGEEGGQFPERLPLALSRVAEVRYGENPHQPGAIYRREGERGPVLDARLLSGKPMSFNNYADADSAWALAAELGGQEQGAVCVAVKHGNPCGVAVAGTVAEAWERARDADTLSVFGGVVAVSRPVDLVAAQAMRGTFLEVLVAPDVTPEAAAWFAAKKPDLRVLVATPDMAPGPLDLRPIAGGFAVQGRDARVWDDLCPEVVTTRPPSEEEWPDLRFAWAVVKHARSNAVALARGGVTVGLGAGAVSRIWAAERAVANAGERARGAVLASEAFFPFDDVVRLAAGAGVTAILQPGGAKRDPEVIAAANELGLSMVLTGSRHFRH, from the coding sequence ATGACGCAACGGGCCTTGATCTCGGTAAGCGACAAGACGGGCGTGGCAGAGTTCGGCCGCGAGTTGGCCGCGCGGGGCTGGGAGATTCTCAGCACGGGCGGGACGCTGGCGGCGCTGCGGGCAGCGGGCGTGCCCGCGACGGCGGTGAGCGACGTGACGGGGTTCCCGGAGATTCTGGACGGGCGGGTCAAGACCCTGCACCCGGCCATCCACGGCGGCATTCTGGCGCGGCGGGAGCCGGGGCACCTCGCGGAGTTGGAGGCGCACGGCATCGGCCCCATCGACCTCGTGTGCGTTAACCTCTACCCGTTCCGCGAGACGGTGGCGCGGGGCGCGGCGTTCGGAGAAGCCGTCGACCAGATCGATATCGGCGGCCCCGCGATGCTGCGGGCGGCGGCCAAGAACCACGCGGCGGTGCTGGTGCTGGTGGACCCTGCCGACTACCCGCTCGCCCTCGCAGGGGAAGTGTCCCCGGCAGAGCGCCGCCGCCTCGCCGCCAAGGCTTTTCGCCACACCGCCGACTACGACGCGGCGATTGCCGGATACCTGACGGGGGAGGAGGGAGGCCAGTTCCCCGAGCGCCTTCCCCTCGCCCTGTCGCGCGTGGCCGAGGTCCGCTACGGCGAGAACCCTCACCAGCCCGGCGCAATCTACCGCCGGGAGGGAGAGCGCGGCCCAGTGCTGGACGCCCGGCTGCTGTCGGGCAAGCCCATGAGCTTCAACAACTATGCCGACGCCGATTCCGCCTGGGCGCTCGCCGCCGAGCTGGGCGGGCAGGAGCAGGGCGCGGTCTGCGTGGCCGTCAAGCACGGCAACCCCTGTGGGGTGGCGGTCGCGGGGACGGTGGCCGAGGCCTGGGAACGCGCCCGCGACGCCGACACCCTCAGCGTGTTCGGCGGGGTGGTCGCGGTCAGTCGCCCGGTGGACCTCGTAGCAGCGCAGGCGATGCGCGGCACCTTTCTGGAAGTGTTGGTCGCCCCCGACGTGACCCCCGAGGCGGCGGCGTGGTTCGCGGCGAAAAAGCCCGACCTGCGGGTCCTCGTCGCGACGCCGGACATGGCCCCCGGCCCGCTGGACCTCCGTCCGATCGCGGGGGGCTTCGCCGTGCAGGGGCGGGACGCCCGCGTTTGGGACGACCTGTGCCCGGAGGTGGTGACCACCCGCCCGCCCTCCGAGGAAGAGTGGCCCGACCTGCGCTTCGCCTGGGCGGTGGTCAAGCACGCCCGCTCCAACGCGGTGGCCCTGGCACGGGGCGGCGTGACGGTGGGCCTGGGCGCGGGCGCGGTCAGCCGCATCTGGGCCGCCGAACGCGCCGTCGCCAACGCGGGCGAGCGGGCACGCGGGGCGGTCCTCGCGTCCGAGGCTTTCTTCCCCTTTGACGACGTGGTGCGGCTCGCGGCGGGGGCGGGTGTCACGGCCATCCTCCAGCCCGGCGGCGCCAAGCGCGACCCGGAGGTCATCGCAGCGGCGAACGAGCTGGGCCTGAGCATGGTCCTGACCGGCTCGCGGCATTTCCGGCACTAG
- a CDS encoding RidA family protein, which produces MPALGLTPGYSHLAEVRGGRTVYLSGQIAVDAQGEVVGPGDFTTQARQVFENLRLALAEVGRTFDHVVKLTLFLTDMADLPQLRAVRDEFIDLAQPPASSAVQVAGLVRPELLVEVEAIAAAP; this is translated from the coding sequence GTGCCTGCCCTGGGACTGACTCCGGGATACTCCCATCTCGCCGAGGTTCGCGGTGGGCGCACGGTTTACCTCTCCGGTCAGATTGCGGTGGATGCCCAGGGGGAGGTGGTGGGGCCGGGCGACTTCACCACCCAGGCGCGGCAGGTTTTCGAGAACCTCCGGCTCGCGCTGGCCGAGGTCGGGCGTACATTCGATCACGTGGTCAAGCTCACCCTTTTCCTGACGGATATGGCGGACCTGCCCCAGCTCCGGGCCGTGCGGGACGAGTTCATCGATCTTGCCCAGCCCCCGGCGAGCAGCGCGGTGCAGGTCGCCGGGCTCGTGCGCCCCGAACTGCTCGTCGAGGTGGAGGCTATCGCCGCTGCGCCCTGA